Proteins found in one Pseudomonas marvdashtae genomic segment:
- a CDS encoding gamma-glutamyl-gamma-aminobutyrate hydrolase family protein, with protein sequence MSRPPMIGVIACSGKIGPHTVQLSNDKYAEAVATAAEGLPVILPVFPALLDPAQIIASLDGLLFTGSPSNIEPHQYGGPPSPPGTEHDPARDNLALPLWRAAVEAGLPVLGICRGFQEMNVAFGGTLHQQLDGPGADHEPPSNEPVQEQYARTHALTVRPGGVLTRLGLKDVIEVNSVHGQGIARVGQGLRIEAVAEDGLVEGLSVEGSRAFALGVQWHPEWEVMENADYRAIFRAFGEACRARAEKDARRS encoded by the coding sequence ATGTCTCGTCCACCCATGATCGGAGTCATCGCCTGTTCAGGCAAAATCGGTCCGCACACCGTCCAACTCAGCAACGACAAATACGCCGAGGCCGTCGCCACCGCAGCTGAAGGGCTGCCTGTCATCCTGCCGGTGTTCCCAGCGTTGCTTGACCCGGCCCAGATTATCGCCAGCCTGGATGGGCTGCTGTTCACCGGATCGCCTTCCAATATCGAACCCCATCAATACGGCGGCCCGCCCAGCCCACCGGGCACCGAGCACGACCCGGCCCGCGACAACCTGGCGCTGCCGCTCTGGCGCGCCGCTGTCGAAGCCGGCTTGCCGGTACTCGGAATCTGCCGGGGCTTCCAGGAAATGAACGTCGCCTTCGGTGGCACGCTCCATCAGCAACTCGACGGCCCAGGCGCCGATCACGAACCCCCGAGCAACGAACCCGTCCAGGAACAGTACGCCCGCACGCATGCCCTGACGGTGCGGCCGGGTGGCGTGCTGACGCGGTTGGGCCTCAAGGACGTAATTGAAGTCAACTCCGTCCACGGCCAAGGCATCGCGCGGGTGGGGCAGGGCTTGCGCATCGAGGCCGTGGCGGAGGACGGATTGGTCGAGGGGCTTTCGGTAGAAGGCAGTCGAGCGTTTGCCTTGGGCGTGCAATGGCATCCGGAATGGGAGGTGATGGAGAACGCCGATTACCGGGCGATTTTTCGCGCGTTTGGGGAGGCGTGTCGGGCGCGGGCGGAGAAAGACGCTAGACGCAGTTAG
- a CDS encoding cupin domain-containing protein yields MLEPTAMLLARADGSPTATPFRPGSLGTNDPFDRLIAHAGADGMAAGVVQANGRFGSDAYPFSETIVVHAGAVTLRSPAQTLHLQPGESAVIARGTALEIEAQPASLWAFCADTQSVATKQPGLTALPASTLLSPSAAPDEAILLGPTPQCRSHNLFVEEATDLRIGIWDSTPYTRKSRPHKLHELMHLLEGSVTLQAADGTELVVRTGDTVFVPLDAPCAWKSSVYVRKVYVVR; encoded by the coding sequence ATGCTTGAGCCCACTGCAATGCTGTTGGCACGCGCCGACGGTAGCCCCACTGCCACGCCTTTTCGTCCAGGCTCGCTGGGCACCAACGACCCGTTCGACCGGCTCATCGCCCATGCCGGAGCCGACGGCATGGCGGCCGGTGTGGTCCAGGCCAATGGCCGGTTCGGCAGCGATGCGTACCCATTCAGCGAAACCATCGTCGTGCATGCCGGGGCCGTCACGCTGCGCAGCCCGGCGCAGACGCTGCACCTGCAGCCTGGGGAAAGCGCGGTGATCGCCCGGGGCACGGCCCTTGAGATTGAGGCGCAGCCCGCTTCCCTCTGGGCATTCTGTGCCGACACGCAGTCTGTCGCGACCAAGCAGCCCGGACTCACCGCCCTGCCCGCGTCTACCTTGCTATCGCCTTCGGCGGCACCCGATGAAGCGATCCTGCTCGGCCCAACACCGCAGTGCCGCTCGCACAATCTGTTTGTCGAGGAAGCGACCGACCTGCGCATCGGCATTTGGGACTCGACGCCCTACACCCGCAAGTCGCGGCCGCACAAGCTGCATGAACTGATGCACCTGCTCGAAGGCAGCGTCACCTTGCAGGCAGCCGACGGAACCGAGCTGGTGGTCAGAACCGGCGATACGGTGTTCGTGCCGCTGGACGCGCCCTGTGCCTGGAAAAGCAGCGTCTATGTGCGCAAGGTTTATGTCGTGAGATAA
- a CDS encoding 2-hydroxyacid dehydrogenase: MALLYKADPVRGEHWRRLFAEQAPDIEWRAWPDIGDPRDIQYLAAWQAPDEIETLLPNLQVLFALSAGVDQLDLGRLPPSLPVVRLLDPGITQGMCEYASFAVLSVHRDMLRYRQQQAERCWQAHPLVPARQRRVGVMGLGLQARQILATLAPFGFALSGWARSEHHIDGVACHAGPEQLPAFLAQCDIVLCVLPLTEQTQGILNRQLFEQLPKGAALINMGRGGHLVEADLLDALASGQLSAAVLDVLTQEPAAPEHPFWQHPQILLTPHIAAMTQPETAFGVLLENIRRHQRGESMLGRVDRERRY, from the coding sequence ATGGCGCTGCTTTATAAGGCTGATCCGGTACGCGGCGAACACTGGCGACGCTTGTTCGCCGAACAGGCGCCGGACATCGAATGGCGAGCCTGGCCGGATATCGGCGATCCAAGGGATATCCAGTACCTTGCGGCCTGGCAGGCACCGGACGAGATCGAAACGCTGCTGCCGAATCTGCAAGTGCTGTTCGCCTTGTCGGCAGGCGTCGATCAGCTCGACCTCGGTCGTCTGCCGCCATCGCTGCCGGTGGTGCGACTGCTCGATCCGGGCATCACCCAGGGGATGTGCGAATACGCCAGTTTCGCCGTGCTCAGCGTACACCGGGACATGTTGCGCTATCGCCAGCAACAGGCCGAACGTTGCTGGCAGGCCCATCCCCTGGTGCCTGCCCGGCAGCGTCGGGTCGGCGTCATGGGCTTGGGTTTGCAGGCGCGGCAGATACTGGCGACGCTGGCGCCCTTTGGCTTCGCCTTGTCCGGCTGGGCCCGCAGCGAACATCACATTGACGGCGTGGCTTGTCATGCCGGCCCCGAGCAACTGCCGGCCTTTCTTGCCCAGTGCGATATCGTGCTGTGCGTGCTGCCGCTGACCGAACAGACCCAAGGCATTCTCAACCGTCAGCTCTTCGAACAACTGCCCAAGGGCGCTGCCTTGATCAACATGGGCCGGGGCGGTCATCTGGTCGAGGCGGACCTGCTCGACGCGCTCGCCAGCGGCCAGCTCAGCGCGGCGGTGCTCGACGTGTTGACGCAGGAACCGGCCGCGCCGGAGCATCCGTTCTGGCAGCACCCGCAAATCCTGCTGACGCCCCACATCGCGGCGATGACCCAACCCGAAACAGCCTTTGGCGTCTTGCTGGAAAACATCCGTCGGCATCAACGGGGCGAATCGATGCTGGGGCGGGTTGATCGCGAGCGCCGCTACTGA
- a CDS encoding thiol-disulfide oxidoreductase DCC family protein, translating into MPAPHVRPTIAPLLEPGETVVLFDGVCKLCNGWARFLIRHDQQRRVRLAAVQSPEGQALLAWAGLPVDRFDTMAVIRDQHYWERSEAFFEVVSQLPTRWRPVKWLRLFPCRLRDWVYDRIALNRYRLFGKYDTCLLPNADHEKRFLKMPATEG; encoded by the coding sequence ATGCCGGCCCCACACGTGCGACCTACAATCGCGCCACTGCTCGAACCCGGCGAAACGGTGGTTCTGTTCGACGGCGTGTGCAAGCTCTGCAACGGCTGGGCGAGGTTCCTGATACGCCATGATCAACAACGGCGGGTGCGGCTGGCGGCGGTGCAGTCGCCCGAGGGCCAGGCCCTGCTTGCCTGGGCTGGTTTGCCGGTGGACCGGTTCGACACCATGGCAGTGATTCGCGACCAGCATTATTGGGAACGTTCCGAGGCTTTTTTCGAAGTCGTCTCGCAGTTGCCCACCCGCTGGCGTCCGGTGAAATGGCTGCGCCTCTTCCCGTGCCGGCTTCGGGACTGGGTCTATGATCGCATCGCGCTGAATCGCTATCGGCTCTTCGGCAAATACGACACGTGCCTGCTACCCAATGCCGACCATGAAAAGCGTTTCTTGAAAATGCCTGCAACCGAGGGTTAA
- a CDS encoding Lrp/AsnC family transcriptional regulator, which produces MEGVAKLDRIDISILVELQKDGRMTNVSLADAVGLSASPCLQRVKRLESAGYISSYKAHLNLAKITDSVTVFTEVTLSDHKREDFAKFESNIRLVDEVLECHLISGGYDYLVRFMTRSIQDYQDVMEGLLDKNIGISKYFSYIVIKSPVRKDEVPLRKLLRH; this is translated from the coding sequence ATGGAAGGTGTAGCGAAACTGGACCGGATCGACATCAGCATTTTGGTCGAGCTTCAAAAAGACGGTCGCATGACCAACGTCAGTCTGGCCGACGCCGTGGGCCTGTCCGCCAGCCCCTGCCTGCAACGGGTCAAGCGGCTGGAGTCGGCGGGGTATATTTCCAGCTACAAGGCCCATCTCAATCTCGCCAAGATCACCGATTCGGTGACGGTGTTCACCGAGGTCACCTTGAGCGACCACAAGCGTGAGGACTTCGCCAAGTTCGAATCCAATATCCGCCTGGTGGACGAAGTGCTCGAATGCCACCTGATCAGCGGCGGCTACGATTACCTGGTACGTTTCATGACCCGCAGCATCCAGGATTACCAGGACGTAATGGAAGGCCTGCTGGACAAGAACATCGGCATCTCCAAGTACTTCAGCTACATCGTCATCAAGTCGCCGGTGCGCAAGGACGAAGTCCCGTTGCGTAAGCTGTTGCGGCATTGA
- a CDS encoding 2-haloalkanoic acid dehalogenase: MRLTEYRALLIDCDEVLVDRDSGVWTALQPLLESHAGPLDKIAVLAEFDEVLQALYPRFGELGFSGLLCFAHRQLAERWQLKASWEEGMSFARSAAGWTLFEDAPGAMLYLRKFYRLLVLGDRDAEDRGVLCERLGIEPEDFISLASDPLHDDDWLAANDLDAEAILQVTRPGGRPRAVGAMCLICRELHSSPAPCAADYCINSMADLVAQHQLSLRR, encoded by the coding sequence ATGAGGCTGACTGAATATCGGGCGTTGTTGATCGACTGCGATGAAGTCCTGGTAGATCGCGACTCCGGCGTCTGGACGGCGTTGCAGCCGCTGCTGGAAAGCCATGCCGGGCCGTTGGACAAGATCGCCGTGCTCGCTGAGTTCGACGAGGTTCTGCAAGCCTTGTACCCGCGCTTTGGCGAACTGGGTTTCAGTGGCTTGCTGTGTTTTGCCCATCGTCAGTTGGCCGAGCGTTGGCAGCTCAAGGCCAGTTGGGAGGAGGGCATGAGCTTTGCCCGGTCAGCCGCGGGCTGGACGCTGTTCGAGGATGCGCCAGGGGCGATGCTGTACCTGCGCAAGTTCTATCGCCTGTTGGTGCTCGGTGATCGCGATGCCGAGGACCGTGGCGTGTTGTGCGAGCGCCTGGGCATCGAGCCGGAGGATTTCATTTCGTTGGCGAGCGACCCGTTGCACGATGACGATTGGCTGGCCGCCAATGATCTTGACGCCGAAGCGATCCTCCAAGTGACCCGTCCCGGCGGCCGGCCACGAGCCGTGGGGGCTATGTGCTTGATCTGCCGCGAACTCCACAGCTCCCCGGCACCTTGCGCGGCGGACTATTGCATCAACAGCATGGCGGATCTGGTGGCTCAGCATCAGCTGTCCTTACGGCGCTGA
- the gabT gene encoding 4-aminobutyrate--2-oxoglutarate transaminase — protein sequence MNSKVEETPSLLRQRDQYVPRGLVTAHPLVIDRAQGSELWDVDGKRYLDFVGGIGVLNIGHNHPKVVAAVQAQLQKVSHACFQVVAYKPYLDLARRLCEMIGGQHAYKAAFFTSGAEAVENAVKIARAHTNRSAVIAFRGGFHGRTLLGTTLTGMSQPYKQNFGPFAPEVFHTPYPNAYRGVTSEMALRALDELLATQVAPERVAAIIIEPVQGDGGFLCAPVEFLQGLRALTEKHGIVLILDEIQTGFGRTGKWFGFQHADIQPDLVTVAKSLAGGLPLSGVVGKAEIMDAPLPGGLGGTYGGNALSCAAALAVIDAFEQEQLLARGEALGERLRQGLLGLQARYPFIGDVRGSGFMLAIELIKKDDARTPDAELNQRLIDEARAGGLLVIKCGVYRNVLRFLAPLVTSEAQIDEALQILEGALARVSVG from the coding sequence ATGAACAGTAAAGTCGAAGAAACCCCGAGTCTGCTCCGTCAGCGTGATCAATACGTGCCCCGTGGGCTGGTGACGGCGCACCCGCTGGTGATCGATCGAGCCCAAGGCTCCGAATTATGGGACGTGGACGGCAAGCGCTACCTGGACTTTGTCGGCGGCATCGGCGTGCTGAATATCGGCCATAACCACCCCAAGGTTGTCGCGGCGGTGCAGGCCCAGTTGCAGAAGGTTTCCCATGCCTGCTTCCAGGTCGTGGCCTATAAACCCTACTTGGACCTGGCCCGGCGCCTGTGCGAGATGATCGGCGGCCAACACGCCTATAAAGCTGCGTTTTTTACCTCCGGCGCCGAAGCCGTGGAAAACGCCGTGAAGATCGCTCGCGCCCACACCAACCGCTCGGCAGTGATCGCCTTTCGCGGTGGGTTTCACGGGCGGACGTTGCTGGGCACCACGCTGACCGGAATGAGCCAGCCTTATAAGCAGAACTTCGGGCCGTTCGCGCCGGAAGTCTTCCACACGCCTTATCCGAACGCCTATCGCGGCGTCACCAGCGAAATGGCGCTGCGAGCGCTGGACGAACTGCTGGCGACCCAGGTAGCGCCAGAGCGGGTCGCGGCAATCATCATCGAACCGGTGCAAGGCGATGGCGGTTTCCTTTGCGCGCCCGTCGAGTTCCTCCAGGGCCTGCGCGCCTTGACCGAGAAACATGGCATTGTGTTGATTCTCGATGAAATCCAGACCGGTTTCGGCCGTACCGGCAAGTGGTTCGGTTTCCAGCATGCCGACATCCAGCCGGACCTGGTCACCGTCGCCAAGAGCCTCGCCGGCGGCTTGCCGTTGTCGGGTGTGGTCGGCAAGGCCGAGATAATGGACGCGCCGTTGCCCGGCGGACTCGGTGGCACTTACGGCGGCAATGCGCTTTCCTGCGCGGCGGCGCTGGCGGTGATCGATGCCTTCGAGCAAGAACAATTGCTGGCCCGTGGCGAAGCCTTGGGCGAACGGCTGCGCCAGGGCCTGCTGGGTTTGCAGGCCCGCTATCCGTTCATCGGCGATGTGCGCGGCAGTGGTTTCATGCTGGCAATCGAGCTGATCAAGAAGGACGATGCACGTACCCCGGATGCCGAGCTGAACCAACGGCTGATCGACGAAGCCCGCGCCGGCGGACTGCTGGTGATCAAGTGCGGGGTGTACCGCAACGTCTTGCGTTTCCTCGCGCCGCTGGTGACCAGCGAAGCGCAGATCGACGAAGCGTTGCAGATTCTCGAGGGCGCCTTGGCGCGCGTCAGCGTCGGTTAA
- a CDS encoding GNAT family N-acetyltransferase, which yields MSISQRPAYLYRAMTAADVPAAHALSVQLKWPHRLEDWAMLQRVAQGYVVLDQERLIGTAFTCGQGDYATIGLVIVSDEYQGQGIGRKLMELAIEACGSRTAVLNATLAGAPLYASQGFVEFGYIQQHQGQALATVPPELASGQRCRPLTSADHAELIRLANAGSGLDRAAVLNDVFADVEQGVGIERDGRLCAFALMRPFGRGRCIGPVIAQGPEQARHVIAALVAQVPEAFVRIDIPADCGLAPWLEDIGLKRVDTVTQMARGTPPQATGGVHQFAPVTQAIG from the coding sequence ATGTCCATTTCGCAACGCCCTGCTTATCTTTATCGCGCCATGACCGCGGCCGATGTCCCGGCGGCCCACGCCTTGTCCGTGCAATTGAAATGGCCCCATCGCCTGGAAGACTGGGCGATGCTGCAGCGCGTCGCCCAGGGGTATGTCGTGCTGGACCAGGAGCGGCTGATCGGTACCGCGTTTACCTGTGGCCAAGGCGACTACGCCACCATCGGCCTGGTCATCGTCAGTGACGAGTACCAGGGCCAGGGGATCGGCCGCAAATTGATGGAGTTGGCTATCGAGGCGTGCGGATCACGGACCGCCGTTCTCAACGCGACGCTGGCCGGCGCACCGTTGTACGCCAGCCAGGGCTTCGTTGAGTTCGGGTATATCCAGCAACACCAAGGGCAAGCATTGGCGACCGTCCCGCCGGAGCTGGCCAGCGGGCAACGCTGTCGCCCACTGACATCGGCCGATCACGCCGAGCTGATCAGGCTGGCCAATGCCGGCAGCGGTCTGGACAGAGCGGCGGTATTGAACGATGTGTTCGCCGATGTTGAACAAGGCGTCGGCATCGAGCGGGACGGCCGCCTATGTGCCTTCGCCCTGATGCGCCCCTTCGGCCGTGGGCGCTGCATCGGCCCGGTCATCGCTCAAGGCCCTGAACAGGCCCGGCATGTGATCGCAGCGCTGGTGGCCCAGGTGCCGGAGGCGTTCGTGCGCATTGATATTCCCGCTGACTGCGGCCTGGCCCCCTGGCTGGAAGACATCGGGCTCAAGCGCGTCGATACCGTCACCCAAATGGCTCGCGGCACGCCGCCCCAGGCCACCGGCGGCGTGCACCAATTCGCGCCGGTGACCCAGGCCATCGGCTAA
- a CDS encoding S8/S53 family peptidase: MRLRSAAFVTLFTLSASTFAVAQEPLRLESLKRCGDLLESQHQEWCLTARGLGDATPQLKLGEKTIPAESIQREGQNLRVRLDSADYQSGPLWLEEGPRASNAVWLTLRNSHVLAAGPNEVAKNMDGLTTYVDLVSVLIEESHDGRQEAERLAGKYGAKVVGGIAPLNVYQLRLPAKDLVERDALVLRLGGETSVDAVVIEESAAEEAEQAPAQPEEPKKPDQDSDEWSANRFLDAVHYYQRRVPGQQAPIRAQPVRIGLIERDVDFDTADFADYLGACSVPRTCVYARDADKPDNHGTTVAGILAARWNDGGNTGFLRGLDKASGGFEVIVERNSDAGITANIAASVNLVEDGVRVLNWSWGIHRVGAKDVKGDDVDSLLRSGIAMGGYEELLEEFFLWLRKEHPDVVVVNSAGNGSSFSGTDEYRLPSSFITEQLLVVGGHQRSERAGVAVDDPGYAVKRNSSNIDMRVDITAAACTHASTVNAGQDGAVHCGTSYATPMVTGLLAAMLSINPQLHPEQLRMLLRRSAMTIGDNHDFEQMDGEDLTAPILPSERNYQLNDKDVGRSARLDMQKALDLSVQSRSRVR, encoded by the coding sequence ATGCGCTTACGATCCGCCGCCTTCGTCACGTTGTTCACCCTGTCCGCCAGCACGTTTGCAGTGGCACAAGAACCGTTGCGCCTGGAAAGCCTGAAGCGCTGCGGCGACCTGCTCGAAAGCCAGCACCAGGAATGGTGCCTCACCGCGCGCGGGCTGGGTGACGCAACGCCGCAACTGAAACTGGGTGAAAAAACGATCCCCGCCGAGAGTATCCAACGTGAAGGACAGAACCTGCGCGTGCGCTTGGACAGCGCCGATTACCAGAGCGGCCCACTCTGGCTAGAAGAGGGTCCGCGCGCCAGCAATGCCGTCTGGTTGACCCTGCGCAACAGCCACGTGCTGGCCGCCGGGCCGAATGAAGTGGCGAAGAACATGGACGGGCTGACCACGTACGTGGATCTGGTCAGCGTGCTGATCGAGGAAAGCCACGATGGCCGCCAGGAGGCTGAGCGCCTGGCGGGTAAGTACGGGGCGAAAGTGGTCGGGGGCATCGCGCCGCTGAACGTCTATCAGCTGCGCCTGCCGGCCAAGGACTTGGTAGAGCGTGATGCGCTGGTGCTGCGCCTGGGCGGCGAGACCAGTGTCGATGCGGTGGTGATCGAGGAATCCGCAGCCGAAGAGGCCGAGCAAGCGCCCGCCCAGCCCGAGGAACCGAAAAAACCGGATCAGGACTCTGATGAATGGTCCGCGAACCGCTTCCTCGACGCCGTGCATTATTACCAGCGGCGCGTCCCCGGTCAGCAGGCGCCGATCCGAGCGCAGCCGGTGCGCATCGGTTTGATCGAGCGCGACGTGGATTTCGACACGGCGGATTTCGCCGATTACCTCGGTGCCTGTTCGGTGCCGCGCACCTGCGTCTATGCCCGCGACGCGGACAAGCCGGACAACCATGGTACGACCGTCGCCGGCATTCTCGCCGCACGCTGGAACGACGGCGGCAATACCGGTTTCCTCCGTGGCCTGGACAAGGCCAGCGGCGGTTTCGAAGTAATCGTCGAGCGTAACTCCGATGCCGGTATTACCGCCAACATCGCGGCCTCGGTCAACCTCGTCGAAGACGGCGTGCGTGTGCTCAATTGGAGCTGGGGCATTCACCGCGTTGGCGCCAAGGACGTCAAGGGCGATGACGTGGATTCGCTGTTGCGTTCGGGCATCGCCATGGGCGGCTACGAAGAACTGCTGGAGGAATTTTTCCTGTGGCTGCGCAAGGAGCATCCCGACGTCGTGGTGGTGAATTCCGCCGGCAACGGCTCATCATTCTCCGGCACCGACGAGTACCGCCTGCCCTCCTCGTTCATCACCGAGCAACTGCTGGTGGTCGGCGGGCACCAGCGCAGCGAACGCGCCGGGGTGGCCGTCGACGACCCAGGCTATGCGGTCAAGCGCAACTCCTCGAACATCGACATGCGCGTCGACATCACCGCCGCCGCGTGCACCCATGCCTCGACGGTCAATGCCGGCCAGGACGGCGCGGTGCATTGCGGCACGTCCTACGCCACGCCGATGGTCACGGGCTTGTTGGCCGCGATGCTGTCGATCAATCCGCAACTTCATCCCGAGCAACTGCGCATGCTCCTGCGCCGCAGCGCCATGACCATCGGCGACAATCACGACTTCGAGCAAATGGATGGCGAAGACCTCACCGCGCCCATCTTGCCGTCGGAGCGCAACTACCAGCTTAACGATAAGGACGTCGGCCGTTCGGCGCGGCTGGACATGCAAAAGGCCTTGGACCTGTCAGTGCAGAGTCGCAGCCGGGTGCGTTGA
- a CDS encoding alpha/beta hydrolase family protein, with product MKIAFGALLLACLASPALAGENPIGFRAFTLSGSPNDRPLEMVVWYPSATAAAPQLIADNAVFVGASAVQDAPPSAGEHPLVLLSHGYRGNWSNQAWLASALAHKGYIVAAVNHPGTTTHDRSPQAAAQLWQRPIDLRRAIDGITTQPEKFGQVANGRIAVVGHSLGGWTALEIAGARFDPDRFAQDCKAHSQLSSCTVYDQINPASTPESRAALAADWRDKRVTAVVTLDLGLSRGMTDKSLAALPVPALVIAAGVPSHELPAELESANLAKRLPAASSRYVEISDASHFSFMSRCKPGAQEMLEEEVPGDGIICRDGDNGRAREVIQQQVVSLIAEFLAQSPGVEEGSR from the coding sequence TTGAAAATTGCTTTTGGCGCTTTGTTGTTGGCGTGCCTGGCCTCGCCCGCGCTCGCTGGCGAAAACCCTATCGGCTTCCGCGCTTTCACCCTGTCGGGTTCCCCCAACGACCGTCCCCTGGAGATGGTTGTCTGGTACCCGAGCGCAACTGCAGCCGCCCCGCAACTGATCGCCGATAACGCGGTGTTTGTCGGTGCTTCTGCCGTTCAGGACGCGCCGCCTTCAGCTGGCGAGCATCCACTGGTACTGCTTTCCCACGGATACCGAGGGAACTGGAGCAACCAGGCCTGGCTGGCGAGCGCCTTGGCTCATAAGGGCTATATCGTCGCCGCCGTCAATCATCCAGGCACCACCACCCATGACCGCAGCCCTCAGGCAGCGGCGCAGCTTTGGCAGCGACCCATTGACCTGCGCCGCGCCATTGATGGGATCACGACCCAACCGGAAAAATTTGGCCAGGTCGCCAATGGCCGAATTGCAGTCGTGGGCCATTCGCTTGGCGGCTGGACTGCCCTGGAGATTGCCGGTGCTCGTTTCGATCCCGACCGCTTCGCCCAGGATTGCAAAGCCCATTCGCAGTTATCCAGTTGCACCGTCTACGACCAGATAAACCCGGCGAGCACTCCGGAATCACGGGCCGCACTGGCCGCCGATTGGCGCGATAAACGCGTCACTGCCGTGGTGACGCTGGACCTGGGCCTTTCCCGGGGCATGACCGACAAAAGCCTCGCCGCATTGCCGGTGCCCGCTCTGGTGATCGCGGCGGGCGTGCCCTCGCACGAGCTTCCCGCCGAGCTGGAATCGGCCAACCTCGCCAAACGCTTGCCGGCGGCATCCAGCCGTTACGTGGAGATCAGCGATGCCAGCCATTTCAGCTTCATGTCGCGGTGCAAACCTGGCGCGCAGGAAATGCTAGAGGAGGAAGTGCCGGGCGATGGCATCATCTGCCGGGACGGCGACAACGGTCGTGCTCGTGAGGTGATTCAACAGCAGGTCGTGTCGCTGATAGCGGAGTTTTTGGCGCAGTCGCCGGGCGTGGAAGAGGGCAGTCGGTAA
- a CDS encoding DUF2986 domain-containing protein, giving the protein MNRRKKINQLLKANAKKASAKLAPKSKDKYISKADRLKLAAEDNPDTIVSPES; this is encoded by the coding sequence ATGAATCGCCGTAAAAAAATAAACCAGTTGCTCAAGGCCAACGCCAAGAAGGCCAGCGCCAAGTTGGCGCCCAAGAGCAAGGATAAATACATCAGCAAAGCCGACCGATTGAAACTGGCGGCTGAAGACAATCCAGACACGATCGTGTCCCCTGAGAGCTGA
- a CDS encoding DUF6630 family protein translates to MTPNPIDPLSLQRIIAAHGKPEGASYFDAQESLVHDIFPDRIMFQTNYLDHSSYEVDVAEGAVRVRKTRLDNYHRGHNAQVIDDDMDDDDWVELASLWQRLSGDLDTQGQALGPDLTDTLADLFDCLFDEAHAQALIENMPAPTGQWDWAWTQVQSALSEAHRLAEFEWKEWSLSGVYAINALAPLQELGIEIAVPDSKTVDAINRANDWERALLQYFNARLETHDLKLLAIGTHFDEYQAFACLPMNGLGLANALEILGRLGIVYKY, encoded by the coding sequence ATGACTCCGAACCCCATCGATCCGCTGTCGCTTCAACGCATCATCGCTGCCCACGGCAAACCCGAGGGCGCGAGCTATTTCGATGCGCAGGAAAGCCTCGTTCACGACATCTTCCCCGACCGCATCATGTTCCAGACCAATTACCTGGACCACAGCAGTTATGAAGTGGATGTCGCCGAGGGCGCGGTCCGTGTGCGCAAGACGCGCCTGGACAATTACCACCGAGGCCACAACGCCCAGGTGATCGACGATGACATGGACGATGACGATTGGGTGGAGTTGGCCAGCCTTTGGCAACGCTTGAGCGGCGACCTGGACACTCAAGGGCAAGCACTGGGACCGGACCTGACCGACACCTTGGCGGACCTGTTCGACTGTCTGTTCGACGAGGCGCATGCGCAGGCGCTGATCGAGAATATGCCAGCCCCTACCGGCCAATGGGACTGGGCCTGGACGCAAGTGCAATCGGCACTCAGCGAGGCCCATCGGTTGGCTGAGTTCGAATGGAAGGAATGGTCGTTGTCCGGCGTCTACGCCATCAACGCCCTCGCCCCGCTGCAGGAGCTGGGCATTGAAATTGCTGTGCCTGACAGCAAAACCGTGGACGCGATCAACCGCGCCAACGATTGGGAACGCGCGCTGCTCCAGTATTTCAACGCACGATTGGAAACCCACGATTTGAAGCTGCTGGCCATCGGCACGCACTTCGATGAGTACCAGGCGTTTGCCTGCCTGCCGATGAACGGCCTGGGTTTGGCCAATGCGTTGGAGATCCTGGGCAGGCTGGGCATCGTCTACAAATACTGA